Proteins co-encoded in one Hyla sarda isolate aHylSar1 chromosome 4, aHylSar1.hap1, whole genome shotgun sequence genomic window:
- the PRNP gene encoding major prion protein homolog has translation MAKTFWIHLALIAILILMVASKKGGKSKGGGWSSGTNRNPSNPGNTGSNWNPSHTGNTGGNWNPHPPNPGWNTGGGWGNNYNPAGSNYNKQMKPPKTKTNMKMVAAGAAAGALGGFVLGNAISNMRYNFDNDMDSRYYNSYRNQMPNQVYRPTYQDRANVPEERFVTDCYNSSMTEYVIKPNEGKNVSEIDQTEVRVKSTIIRQLCVTEYRRGPQYSQAYDSGINLLLSQSLTFFITLFVYFVVE, from the coding sequence ATGGCAAAAACTTTCTGGATTCATCTTGCATTAATCGCCATTCTCATATTGATGGTAGCCTCTAAGAAAGGGGGGAAAAGTAAAGGTGGTGGCTGGAGTTCTGGAACCAACCGAAATCCAAGCAACCCAGGAAACACTGGAAGCAATTGGAACCCCAGTCACACAGGCAATACTGGGGGCAACTGGAACCCCCATCCCCCCAACCCTGGTTGGAATACTGGTGGTGGCTGGGGAAATAACTATAATCCAGCAGGGAGCAACTATAATAAGCAGATGAAGCCTCCTAAAACCAAGACCAACATGAAAATGGTGGCTgcaggggctgctgcaggggcacTTGGAGGATTTGTCTTAGGTAATGCCATTAGCAACATGAGGTACAATTTTGACAATGATATGGACAGTCGGTATTACAACAGCTACCGAAACCAAATGCCCAATCAGGTTTACAGACCAACATACCAAGACAGGGCAAATGTGCCAGAAGAGAGATTTGTCACCGACTGCTACAACTCATCCATGACTGAATATGTGATTAAACCAAACGAGGGGAAGAATGTATCGGAAATAGACCAAACAGAAGTCAGAGTCAAGAGCACCATCATCCGGCAGTTGTGTGTTACCGAATACCGAAGGGGACCTCAGTATTCTCAAGCTTATGACTCCGggataaatctcctccttagTCAAAGTCTTACCTTCTTCATCACactttttgtatattttgtgGTTGAATGA